In the genome of Ensifer adhaerens, one region contains:
- a CDS encoding cation diffusion facilitator family transporter, whose product MDAETSKLIRRIAFWGIPLSLFVMGLKALAWYVTGSVALLSDAMESTVNVIAAAIAYGVISYAQKPADDDHQFGHHKAEYLSAVVEGMLIIVAAVMIVWEAVGHLAHPTPMDAPVLGLAINGVAAIINAVWAWLLIKVGTQHHSPALKADGRHVLSDVVTSGGVIIGLVAATLTGYAILDPLMAIGVAINILIEGWKVVSQSVNGLLDRAVTAEEDEAIKKAIAENAMGSLGVHDLRNRRAGPAVFIDFHLVVPETMPVGQAHDICDRIENALHQVISGASIAIHVEPEGEKPHGVRVNLAAHKPMKKRA is encoded by the coding sequence ATGGATGCCGAGACATCTAAGCTGATCCGCCGCATCGCGTTCTGGGGCATTCCGCTCTCCCTTTTCGTCATGGGGTTGAAGGCGCTGGCCTGGTATGTGACAGGCTCGGTCGCGCTTCTGTCTGATGCGATGGAATCCACCGTCAACGTCATTGCGGCGGCGATTGCCTATGGTGTGATCAGCTATGCGCAGAAGCCGGCTGATGACGACCACCAATTCGGCCATCACAAGGCGGAATATCTTTCGGCCGTTGTCGAAGGCATGCTGATCATCGTGGCCGCCGTGATGATCGTATGGGAGGCTGTCGGGCATCTCGCGCATCCGACGCCGATGGACGCACCGGTCCTCGGCCTGGCGATCAACGGCGTTGCCGCGATCATCAATGCGGTCTGGGCCTGGCTGCTGATCAAGGTGGGAACGCAGCATCATTCGCCGGCGCTGAAGGCGGACGGACGGCATGTGCTCTCGGATGTCGTCACGTCGGGCGGTGTCATTATCGGCCTGGTCGCAGCGACACTCACCGGCTATGCCATCCTCGATCCCCTGATGGCGATCGGCGTCGCGATCAACATCCTCATCGAAGGCTGGAAGGTGGTCTCGCAATCGGTCAATGGCCTGCTGGACCGCGCCGTGACGGCGGAGGAGGACGAGGCGATCAAGAAGGCGATTGCCGAGAATGCGATGGGCTCCCTCGGCGTGCATGATTTGCGCAATCGTCGCGCCGGTCCGGCGGTCTTCATCGATTTCCATCTCGTCGTACCGGAGACCATGCCGGTGGGCCAGGCGCACGATATCTGCGACCGGATCGAGAATGCGCTGCACCAGGTGATTTCCGGCGCAAGCATTGCTATTCATGTCGAGCCGGAAGGCGAGAAGCCGCATGGCGTGCGGGTCAATCTGGCCGCGCACAAGCCAATGAAGAAGCGGGCCTGA
- a CDS encoding NitT/TauT family transport system ATP-binding protein: protein MTNLEFNLAEHPILVDVQGMRQVYHKGDNPDLVVLDDVSVQIREGEIVGLLGRSGSGKSTLLRIISGLLEASSGKVQWCGKPVQGPCEGLSMVFQSFALFPWLTVLENVEIGLEAQGVPAAERRQRALQAIDLIGLDGFENAYPKELSGGMRQRVGFARALVVHPRLMLMDEPFSALDVLTAETLRTDIIDLWIEGRLPAKSILMVTHNIEEAVLMCDRIMIFSSNPGRVAAEIKVDLMHPRNRLDPQFRALVDDIYARMTQRGPVEKVEKRVTDGFSGTGIGMALPRISTNLLSGLMEALAAEPYHGEADLPDIAGELQMEVDELFPIAETLQLLRFAELEQGDVRLTEVGKHFVESDVDTRKRLFAEHLVSYVPLAALIKRVLDERPTHSAPYARFSEELEDYLSEDMAEETMSAVISWGRYAELFSYDGNVRHFSLENPS, encoded by the coding sequence ATGACGAACCTTGAATTCAATCTCGCTGAACACCCGATCCTCGTCGATGTCCAGGGCATGCGGCAGGTCTATCACAAGGGCGACAATCCCGATCTCGTCGTGCTCGACGATGTTTCCGTGCAGATCCGCGAGGGCGAGATCGTGGGACTGCTCGGCCGCTCGGGCTCGGGCAAGTCGACCCTGCTGCGCATCATTTCCGGCCTGCTGGAGGCGTCCAGCGGCAAGGTGCAGTGGTGCGGCAAGCCGGTCCAAGGCCCCTGCGAAGGCCTGTCCATGGTGTTTCAGAGCTTTGCGCTGTTTCCCTGGCTGACCGTTCTCGAAAATGTCGAGATAGGCCTCGAGGCGCAGGGTGTGCCGGCTGCCGAGCGTCGGCAGCGCGCACTGCAGGCCATTGACCTCATCGGCCTTGACGGTTTCGAAAATGCCTATCCGAAGGAACTTTCCGGCGGGATGCGTCAGCGTGTGGGCTTTGCCCGGGCGCTGGTCGTGCATCCGCGCCTGATGCTGATGGATGAGCCCTTCTCGGCGCTTGACGTTCTGACGGCGGAAACGCTGCGCACGGACATCATCGACCTCTGGATCGAAGGCCGGTTGCCGGCCAAGTCGATCCTGATGGTCACGCACAATATCGAAGAAGCGGTGCTGATGTGCGACCGCATCATGATCTTCTCGTCCAATCCGGGTCGGGTGGCGGCCGAGATCAAGGTTGACCTGATGCATCCACGCAATCGTCTCGATCCGCAGTTCCGCGCGCTGGTCGATGACATCTATGCCCGCATGACGCAGCGTGGCCCGGTCGAGAAGGTGGAGAAGCGTGTCACCGACGGGTTCTCCGGCACCGGTATCGGCATGGCGCTGCCGCGTATCTCGACCAATCTCCTGTCCGGTCTCATGGAGGCGCTGGCGGCCGAGCCTTATCACGGCGAAGCCGACCTGCCGGACATTGCGGGCGAACTGCAGATGGAGGTGGACGAGCTGTTCCCGATTGCCGAAACGCTGCAATTGCTGCGCTTTGCCGAGCTGGAGCAGGGCGACGTGCGCCTCACGGAGGTTGGCAAGCATTTCGTCGAGAGTGACGTCGATACGCGCAAGCGTCTCTTTGCCGAGCATCTCGTCAGCTATGTGCCGCTAGCGGCGCTGATCAAGCGCGTGCTGGACGAACGGCCGACGCATTCCGCGCCCTATGCCCGCTTCTCGGAAGAGCTGGAGGATTATCTGTCGGAAGACATGGCGGAGGAAACCATGTCCGCCGTGATTTCCTGGGGGCGTTATGCCGAGCTTTTCAGCTACGATGGCAACGTCCGGCATTTCAGCCTGGAGAACCCAAGCTGA
- a CDS encoding 7-cyano-7-deazaguanine reductase translates to MSKTDVSGLTQLGAAVEAPKTPEEAVLERVPNGNEGTNYVVRFTAPEFTSLCPMTGQPDFAHIVIDYVPGKWLVESKSLKLFLFAFRNHGAFHEDCSVYIAKRIIDLLEPEWLRIGAYWYPRGGIPIDVFWQTGEPPKGVWLPDQGVPTYRGRG, encoded by the coding sequence ATGAGCAAGACCGATGTTTCGGGTCTGACGCAGCTCGGTGCTGCCGTTGAGGCGCCGAAGACGCCCGAAGAGGCGGTGCTGGAGCGTGTTCCCAACGGCAACGAGGGAACGAACTATGTCGTGCGCTTTACGGCGCCGGAATTCACCTCGCTTTGCCCGATGACGGGGCAGCCGGATTTCGCGCATATCGTGATCGATTACGTTCCCGGCAAATGGCTGGTGGAATCGAAGTCGCTCAAGCTCTTCCTCTTCGCCTTCCGTAATCACGGGGCGTTTCACGAGGATTGCTCGGTCTATATCGCCAAGCGGATCATCGACCTTCTTGAGCCGGAATGGCTGCGCATTGGGGCCTACTGGTATCCGCGTGGCGGGATACCGATCGATGTCTTCTGGCAGACCGGCGAGCCGCCGAAGGGCGTCTGGCTGCCCGATCAGGGCGTGCCGACCTATCGCGGGCGCGGGTGA
- a CDS encoding NitT/TauT family transport system permease protein gives MTLHHPALEAGRKASRVPNIWDAAAFGLLFATFVLFIRGGHETFAPIDTLSSTPISLDPANLPEYALRTVLRMLAAIVASLVFTFVYGTLAAKSRRAGLVLIPILDVLQSVPVLGFLSFTVTGFMALFPGQVVGVELASIFAIFTSQAWNMTFSFYQSLKTVPADLEEASRSFRLTGWQRFWRLEVPFSMPGLVWNTMMSMSGGWFFVVASEAISVGNTTITLPGIGSYTALAIQDKNFAAIGWAVGVMLAIILVYDQLLFRPLVAWSDKFRVELSAGSEAPRSWLLDMVRRAPLFKLVFAPIAHLVSALPRQRMALPVAAPRAAMSVWRSVWIDRLWIAAVAAATLYALWLIVAFVGTELNEGEILHVVWLGFLTMLRVVVLMALATVVWVPIGVWIGLRPKVAERVQPLAQFLAAFPANIIFPFAVVLIVHFKADPNIWLSPLMIFGTQWYILFNVIAGASAFPNDMREASAIFRIGGWSWWRKVILPGIFPYYVTGAITASGGSWNASIVAEVANWGDTKLTAVGLGSYIANATTAADYPRIVLGIAVMSAYVILFNRLLWRPLYAFAGSRLRMN, from the coding sequence ATGACCTTGCATCATCCGGCTCTTGAGGCCGGTCGCAAGGCGTCGCGTGTGCCCAATATCTGGGACGCCGCCGCCTTCGGCCTGCTGTTTGCAACCTTCGTTCTCTTCATTCGCGGCGGGCATGAGACCTTCGCGCCGATCGACACACTGTCATCGACGCCGATTTCGCTCGATCCGGCGAACCTGCCCGAATATGCGCTGCGCACCGTGCTGCGCATGCTGGCGGCCATTGTCGCCTCGCTGGTCTTCACCTTCGTCTACGGTACACTGGCGGCCAAAAGCCGCCGGGCAGGGCTCGTGCTCATCCCGATCCTCGACGTGCTGCAATCCGTCCCGGTGCTCGGCTTCCTCTCCTTTACCGTGACCGGCTTCATGGCGCTGTTTCCGGGGCAGGTGGTGGGTGTCGAGCTCGCCTCGATCTTTGCCATCTTCACCAGCCAGGCCTGGAACATGACCTTCAGCTTCTATCAGTCGCTGAAGACGGTTCCGGCTGATCTGGAGGAGGCTTCGCGCTCGTTCCGGCTCACCGGCTGGCAGCGTTTCTGGCGGTTGGAGGTTCCGTTCTCCATGCCGGGTCTCGTCTGGAATACGATGATGTCCATGTCGGGCGGCTGGTTCTTCGTGGTGGCTTCCGAGGCGATCTCGGTGGGCAACACGACGATCACGCTGCCGGGCATTGGCTCGTACACGGCGCTGGCCATTCAGGACAAGAATTTCGCCGCCATCGGCTGGGCCGTGGGCGTCATGCTGGCAATCATCCTCGTCTATGACCAGCTGCTGTTCCGGCCGCTGGTCGCCTGGAGCGACAAGTTCCGTGTCGAGCTCTCGGCCGGCAGCGAAGCGCCGCGTTCATGGCTTCTGGACATGGTTCGGCGTGCACCTCTGTTCAAGCTGGTGTTCGCACCGATCGCACACCTTGTCTCTGCCCTGCCGCGCCAGCGCATGGCGCTCCCGGTTGCCGCGCCGCGGGCCGCGATGTCGGTCTGGCGCAGCGTGTGGATCGACCGGCTGTGGATCGCCGCCGTTGCAGCAGCCACGCTCTACGCACTCTGGCTCATCGTCGCCTTTGTCGGAACGGAGCTCAACGAGGGCGAAATTCTCCATGTCGTCTGGCTCGGTTTTCTGACCATGTTGCGCGTTGTCGTCCTCATGGCGCTGGCTACGGTCGTGTGGGTGCCGATCGGCGTCTGGATCGGACTTCGGCCGAAGGTGGCGGAGCGCGTGCAGCCGCTGGCGCAGTTCCTGGCGGCATTCCCGGCCAATATCATCTTCCCGTTTGCGGTCGTCCTGATCGTGCATTTCAAGGCCGATCCGAACATCTGGCTTTCGCCGCTGATGATCTTCGGGACGCAGTGGTACATCCTGTTCAACGTGATTGCGGGGGCGAGCGCATTTCCGAACGACATGCGCGAGGCCAGCGCCATCTTCCGCATCGGCGGCTGGAGCTGGTGGCGGAAGGTCATCCTGCCGGGCATCTTCCCCTATTACGTGACGGGGGCGATCACCGCGAGCGGCGGATCCTGGAACGCATCCATCGTGGCGGAGGTCGCCAACTGGGGCGATACAAAGCTGACGGCGGTGGGGCTCGGCTCCTATATCGCCAATGCGACGACCGCCGCAGACTATCCGCGCATCGTGCTCGGCATCGCCGTGATGTCGGCCTATGTCATTCTCTTCAACCGCCTGCTCTGGCGCCCGCTCTATGCATTCGCGGGTAGCCGGCTCCGTATGAACTAA
- a CDS encoding DNA-binding transcriptional regulator, LysR family, with protein sequence MLNWDDLKFLLLLEEKGSLAAAAKRLGVDHVTVARRIASLEGALSAKLVDRRQKRTVMTPAGLRIAAHARRMQEEVHALERTASSVRPEVAGPLSISAPALVAAELIAPRLAGFLKAHPALEVTLRGDVQTVSITRREADISVRLSTPTDPTLIRRQVGTLRYRCLASPNYVLKTEFEAFRYVLFDNGDDLLPHEAWMKSLAGSSFEIALRSNDLGIQLSSVAAGAGVAAAPEILGRRFGLVDAHPEKLFFDRHVWLCWHEDQRGQPAIEAVSAFLADCLKAEPAS encoded by the coding sequence ATGCTGAACTGGGATGACCTCAAGTTTCTTCTTCTCCTTGAGGAGAAGGGATCTCTGGCTGCGGCGGCCAAGCGGCTGGGCGTGGATCACGTCACGGTGGCGCGACGCATCGCATCACTGGAGGGTGCGCTGAGCGCCAAGCTTGTCGACCGTCGTCAGAAGCGCACGGTGATGACACCGGCCGGACTTCGTATTGCCGCGCATGCTCGGCGGATGCAGGAGGAGGTCCATGCGCTGGAGCGCACGGCATCGAGCGTCAGGCCAGAAGTTGCCGGGCCGCTCTCCATCAGCGCGCCGGCGCTGGTTGCCGCCGAACTGATTGCGCCCCGCCTTGCAGGGTTTCTCAAGGCACATCCCGCGCTTGAAGTGACGCTCAGGGGCGATGTCCAAACGGTTTCAATTACGAGGCGCGAGGCGGATATCTCGGTGAGGCTTTCCACGCCGACCGATCCGACATTGATCCGTCGCCAGGTCGGCACCCTGCGTTACAGATGCCTGGCTAGCCCGAATTATGTTTTGAAGACTGAGTTCGAGGCCTTTCGCTATGTTCTTTTCGACAATGGCGACGATCTCCTGCCGCATGAGGCGTGGATGAAATCGCTCGCCGGGTCGTCGTTTGAAATTGCCCTGCGGAGCAATGATCTTGGCATCCAGCTTTCCTCGGTGGCGGCGGGAGCGGGCGTCGCGGCTGCGCCGGAGATACTCGGGCGCAGGTTTGGCCTGGTCGATGCCCACCCGGAAAAGCTTTTCTTCGATCGCCATGTCTGGCTCTGCTGGCATGAGGATCAGAGAGGACAGCCTGCCATTGAGGCAGTTTCGGCGTTCCTCGCCGACTGCCTCAAAGCGGAACCTGCTTCCTGA